In one Thermodesulfovibrionales bacterium genomic region, the following are encoded:
- a CDS encoding NAD(P)/FAD-dependent oxidoreductase, whose product MRTRSKASRKFYDVIVTGAGPAGIFAVLELLKEVPHLRILIIDKGPDIDQRICPMKIKEISCAQCKKCALLSGWGGAGAYSDGKLNLSSEIGGFLSRYVSKDMLDKLIEYVDSIYLKYGAPEELYGGSPEQIEEISRLASKNDLIFIPSRIRHIGTDRCKDVLRNIRMDLKSKIDMIFEKQVSSIITKDRRVTGVRLDDGSEYRAGYVILAPGREGSHWLEGEAKRLGLTMLKNQVDIGVRVEVPASVMEHLTDITYEPKFIFYSKKFDDRVRTFCVNPHGEVVKEYLDGIWTVNGHSYRNKKTNNTNFALLVSTHFTEPFNEPILYGKYIARLANFLGKGVLVQRLGDLLQGRRSTPERISKGVVEPTLKDAVAGDLSFVIPYRYLSDILEMLEALDRIAPGVNSRHTLLYGVEVKFYSMQLKLTSGLETEIENLFAVGDGAGVSRGLIQASVSGVIAAREILKKRG is encoded by the coding sequence TTGAGGACCAGATCAAAGGCTTCAAGGAAGTTCTATGATGTAATAGTCACAGGAGCAGGACCTGCAGGTATCTTTGCAGTGCTTGAGCTGCTTAAGGAGGTCCCTCATTTGAGAATTCTCATAATTGACAAGGGTCCTGATATTGATCAGAGAATTTGCCCAATGAAGATTAAGGAGATATCCTGCGCTCAGTGTAAAAAATGTGCCCTTTTAAGCGGATGGGGTGGAGCAGGTGCTTACAGTGACGGTAAATTGAATCTCTCCTCTGAGATAGGTGGATTCCTTTCAAGATATGTTTCAAAAGACATGCTTGATAAACTTATTGAGTATGTTGACTCCATTTATCTTAAATACGGAGCACCGGAAGAGCTTTATGGTGGAAGCCCTGAGCAGATAGAGGAGATATCAAGGCTTGCATCGAAAAATGACCTGATCTTTATACCTTCAAGAATAAGGCATATTGGCACGGACAGATGTAAGGATGTTTTAAGAAATATAAGGATGGACCTTAAATCAAAGATAGATATGATATTTGAGAAACAGGTCAGCTCCATAATTACAAAGGACAGAAGAGTAACAGGTGTGAGACTTGATGATGGTTCTGAATACAGGGCAGGTTATGTGATACTGGCACCAGGAAGGGAGGGCTCTCACTGGCTTGAAGGTGAGGCAAAGAGGCTTGGCCTTACTATGCTTAAGAACCAGGTTGATATAGGTGTGAGGGTTGAGGTACCTGCCTCTGTAATGGAACACCTTACGGATATAACTTACGAGCCAAAATTTATTTTTTATTCAAAAAAGTTTGATGACAGGGTAAGGACATTCTGTGTTAATCCTCATGGAGAAGTCGTTAAGGAGTATCTTGATGGTATATGGACAGTTAATGGCCACAGTTACAGAAATAAAAAGACTAATAACACAAACTTTGCCCTACTTGTGAGCACCCATTTTACAGAGCCCTTCAATGAACCTATACTTTATGGAAAGTACATTGCCAGGCTTGCAAATTTTCTCGGTAAGGGAGTGCTTGTCCAGAGGCTTGGTGACCTTCTTCAGGGAAGGCGCTCCACACCTGAAAGGATAAGTAAAGGAGTTGTTGAACCAACTCTAAAGGATGCGGTTGCAGGAGACCTCAGTTTTGTCATTCCTTACAGATATCTTTCAGACATCCTTGAGATGCTTGAGGCACTTGACAGGATTGCTCCTGGAGTGAATTCAAGGCATACCCTGCTTTATGGAGTGGAGGTTAAATTCTATTCAATGCAGTTAAAACTTACCTCAGGTCTTGAGACAGAGATAGAGAATCTCTTTGCAGTAGGTGATGGAGCCGGAGTGAGCAGAGGTCTCATACAGGCAT
- the surE gene encoding 5'/3'-nucleotidase SurE: MALILLTNDDGIHAHGIKALYHAFLEIAEVYIVAPDRERSASSHSLTLHRPLKVSELGDRIFSVNGTPTDCVALAVNKILPKKPELIISGINDGPNLGDDITYSGTVSAAIEGTILGIPSFAISLDTWIMKKNHKEGFCETGVCWFESATRIALIVARFILEHSLPYDTLLNVNVPNLPLNEIKGIKLTRQGKRIYDNAIQEVYSPSGEKHYWIGGGEPYWERGEDTDINAVVNGYVSITPVHLDLTNYEALKYLSARWQEIEDQIKGFKEVL, encoded by the coding sequence GTGGCATTAATTCTTCTTACAAATGATGACGGTATCCATGCCCATGGCATAAAAGCCCTTTACCATGCCTTCCTCGAGATTGCAGAGGTCTACATAGTTGCTCCAGACAGGGAGCGTTCTGCTTCAAGCCATTCTCTTACACTGCACAGACCATTAAAGGTTTCGGAACTGGGAGACAGGATTTTCAGTGTAAACGGTACACCTACTGACTGCGTTGCCCTTGCTGTGAATAAAATACTTCCAAAAAAACCAGAACTTATAATCTCGGGTATCAATGATGGTCCGAATCTTGGAGATGACATCACCTATTCAGGCACTGTATCTGCTGCCATTGAGGGTACCATTCTTGGAATCCCATCCTTTGCCATATCCCTTGATACATGGATAATGAAAAAGAATCATAAAGAGGGATTCTGTGAAACAGGTGTATGCTGGTTTGAAAGTGCTACCAGGATTGCATTGATAGTCGCTCGATTTATTCTTGAGCATTCCCTTCCCTATGACACCCTTCTTAATGTTAATGTCCCTAACCTGCCGTTAAATGAGATAAAGGGCATAAAACTAACAAGACAGGGCAAGAGAATCTATGATAATGCCATTCAGGAGGTCTATTCACCATCTGGAGAAAAACATTACTGGATTGGCGGTGGAGAACCCTACTGGGAAAGGGGTGAGGATACAGACATCAACGCTGTGGTGAACGGCTATGTATCTATTACACCTGTGCATCTTGACCTAACAAATTATGAGGCATTGAAATACCTTTCAGCGAGGTGGCAGGAGATTGAGGACCAGATCAAAGGCTTCAAGGAAGTTCTATGA
- the waaF gene encoding lipopolysaccharide heptosyltransferase II produces the protein MIDRILVRGVNWIGDAVMTIPALRALRRYFKESEISLLVKPWVAPVFYDSPYLDNIILYPSEADSLMGKWRLAETLKREGFTKAILLQNAFDAALIAFLAGVPERIGYSRDMRGILLTKRIPYSAEDRRIHHIEYYLELLRRAGIPADYSQPWIKLSISERLEARRRLASLKRPVLAINPGASYGSAKRWFPQRFAKIADAFMDYTGGSVVLLGGEKEIDITKDIRKSINGEDIMILTGKTTLRELIAVISECDILLSNDSGPMHIGYAVGTPLVAIFGSTSPELTGPRGFRDIVIKKDINCSPCFKRTCETMTCMDGITEEEVFGAVKSLIPSHRAVFFDRDGTLCKDRGYLNDLSGLEVFEDITELRRLRDAGFKLIGVTNQSGIARGIVEEENARKINSVFIERYGFDDFYYCPHHPDEHCECRKPEPGMLLRARAVHNIDLKKSWVVGDKISDILLAKAAGARSILLKTGELRENPEADHLAASLKEVVEIILSNS, from the coding sequence ATGATAGATCGTATTCTTGTACGGGGTGTAAACTGGATTGGCGATGCAGTTATGACCATCCCTGCACTCAGGGCATTGAGAAGGTATTTTAAAGAAAGTGAGATCAGTCTTCTGGTAAAGCCCTGGGTAGCACCAGTTTTTTATGACAGTCCTTATCTTGACAATATTATCCTCTACCCATCAGAGGCAGATTCTTTAATGGGTAAGTGGAGACTGGCAGAGACTCTAAAGAGAGAGGGATTTACAAAGGCTATACTCCTTCAGAATGCCTTTGATGCTGCTTTAATTGCATTCCTTGCAGGTGTACCTGAAAGGATCGGTTACAGTAGAGACATGAGGGGCATTCTCCTTACAAAGAGAATACCATACAGTGCTGAGGACAGGAGAATTCACCACATTGAATATTACCTTGAACTCCTGAGGCGTGCAGGTATTCCTGCTGACTATTCTCAACCCTGGATAAAGCTTTCCATCTCGGAAAGGCTTGAGGCGAGGAGAAGGCTTGCTTCTCTCAAAAGACCTGTGCTTGCTATTAATCCTGGTGCAAGCTATGGTTCAGCAAAGAGATGGTTTCCTCAGAGATTTGCCAAGATTGCTGATGCTTTTATGGATTATACAGGTGGCAGTGTTGTTCTTCTCGGTGGAGAAAAAGAGATAGACATTACAAAGGATATCAGAAAAAGTATAAACGGTGAGGATATAATGATTCTTACAGGTAAGACTACACTTAGAGAATTAATAGCAGTGATATCAGAGTGTGATATACTTCTCAGCAATGATTCTGGTCCCATGCATATTGGCTATGCAGTTGGTACACCTCTTGTTGCAATCTTTGGCTCCACATCTCCAGAGCTTACCGGTCCAAGAGGATTCAGGGATATAGTTATAAAAAAGGATATAAACTGCAGTCCCTGTTTTAAGAGGACCTGTGAGACAATGACCTGTATGGATGGCATAACAGAGGAGGAGGTCTTTGGTGCAGTAAAGAGCTTAATTCCTTCTCATAGAGCAGTATTCTTTGATAGAGATGGTACACTCTGCAAAGACAGAGGTTATCTGAATGACCTTTCAGGCCTTGAGGTCTTTGAGGATATAACTGAACTAAGAAGACTCAGGGATGCTGGTTTTAAATTAATAGGAGTGACCAACCAGTCAGGAATTGCAAGGGGTATAGTGGAAGAGGAGAATGCAAGGAAGATAAACTCTGTATTCATAGAAAGATATGGTTTTGATGATTTCTATTATTGTCCCCACCATCCTGATGAGCATTGTGAATGCAGAAAACCTGAGCCCGGTATGCTCCTCAGGGCAAGGGCAGTACATAACATTGACCTTAAAAAATCCTGGGTTGTTGGTGACAAGATCTCTGATATACTGCTTGCAAAAGCTGCTGGAGCCAGGTCTATACTGCTAAAAACAGGAGAGCTGAGAGAAAATCCCGAGGCAGATCATCTGGCTGCTAGTCTTAAAGAAGTTGTAGAGATTATTTTAAGTAATTCATGA
- a CDS encoding sodium:calcium antiporter, producing the protein MKKYLILIIGLSLISAVSFYFYKAGHNSLIPSYPFIITGLLAGMVIILGGCELFANGVECIGSRYNLSHATAGSLLAAVGTALPETMVPVIALIAGKTEHREGIAVGAILGAPFMLTTLAMFLLGVTVIIRKILRRRDQTLLTVNQSALLFELKFFMVIMTAVLIASLIKVKILNHILGLILFISYGLFIYFTMKHESIEGEEYTEHFHFGMFLGCPRRLRWIAGQVLVGLFFIVAGAHLFVEYISLFAIKSGIPALVLSLLITPLATELPEKFNSITWTIKGKDTIAMANISGALVFQSTIPVGIGLIFTEWNINNTELLNITFALGMASIVTLFVSLRKKLPGLLLLSGGIFYLIYIVKAVS; encoded by the coding sequence ATGAAAAAATATCTGATTTTAATCATAGGTCTTTCACTCATAAGTGCTGTATCATTTTATTTTTATAAGGCAGGTCATAACAGCCTCATCCCTTCTTATCCTTTTATAATAACAGGCCTTTTAGCCGGCATGGTTATAATACTTGGCGGATGCGAGCTATTTGCAAATGGTGTGGAGTGTATTGGAAGCAGATACAATCTTTCCCATGCGACAGCAGGCAGTCTTCTTGCAGCAGTGGGTACAGCCCTTCCTGAGACCATGGTACCGGTAATTGCACTCATAGCTGGCAAGACAGAGCACAGGGAAGGCATAGCTGTTGGCGCCATACTCGGTGCTCCTTTCATGCTCACCACCCTTGCAATGTTTCTGCTTGGTGTGACAGTTATTATTCGTAAAATTCTCAGGCGGAGGGATCAAACCTTATTGACCGTGAATCAGAGTGCCTTACTTTTTGAGCTGAAATTTTTTATGGTTATTATGACTGCTGTACTGATTGCCTCTCTTATAAAGGTTAAAATTCTGAATCATATCCTTGGCCTTATACTCTTTATCTCCTACGGATTATTCATTTATTTCACTATGAAACATGAATCTATTGAAGGAGAGGAATACACAGAACACTTTCATTTCGGGATGTTCCTTGGTTGTCCAAGAAGGCTGAGGTGGATAGCAGGTCAGGTACTTGTGGGATTATTTTTTATTGTTGCTGGAGCCCATCTATTTGTGGAATATATATCCCTCTTTGCCATTAAGAGCGGTATACCGGCGCTCGTACTTTCACTTCTCATAACTCCCCTGGCAACAGAGCTTCCTGAAAAATTCAACTCCATTACCTGGACCATCAAGGGCAAGGATACAATTGCCATGGCAAATATCTCAGGAGCACTGGTCTTTCAATCAACCATTCCTGTAGGCATAGGTCTTATCTTTACTGAATGGAATATTAATAACACAGAGCTACTTAATATAACCTTTGCCCTTGGCATGGCATCAATCGTTACGCTCTTTGTATCTCTAAGGAAAAAACTGCCCGGTCTTCTTCTTCTTTCCGGTGGAATTTTTTATCTGATCTATATAGTAAAGGCTGTATCTTAA
- the ndk gene encoding nucleoside-diphosphate kinase, whose amino-acid sequence MERTLSIVKPDGVQKNLIGEVIRRFENAGLRIAALKMLRLSKDMAKGFYIVHKDKPFYESLTDFMSSGPVVVMVVEGENAISRVREIMGATNPKNAAPGTIRHDFASDVEHNIVHGSDSPESAKFEIAYFFSEIEIQKR is encoded by the coding sequence ATGGAACGTACACTCTCAATAGTTAAGCCTGATGGAGTTCAGAAGAATCTCATAGGTGAGGTAATAAGGAGATTCGAGAATGCAGGCCTGAGGATTGCAGCACTCAAGATGCTCAGGCTCTCAAAGGATATGGCAAAGGGTTTCTATATAGTTCATAAGGATAAGCCCTTTTATGAAAGCCTTACTGATTTCATGTCATCCGGTCCTGTTGTTGTTATGGTTGTGGAGGGAGAAAATGCTATTTCCAGGGTAAGAGAGATAATGGGTGCAACGAATCCGAAGAACGCAGCTCCTGGCACTATAAGGCACGACTTTGCCTCTGATGTGGAGCATAACATAGTACATGGTTCAGACTCTCCTGAGTCAGCAAAATTCGAAATAGCATACTTCTTTTCTGAGATAGAAATACAGAAAAGATAG
- a CDS encoding NADP-dependent malic enzyme, whose translation MKDNKLIEEAERYSKEALRLHGLYRGKVEMLPKCPIRGLDDFSIWYTPGVAEVCKEIAKNKEKVFEYTNRGNTVAIISDGTRVLGLGNIGPEAALPVMEGKAIIFKYLGAVDAFPVVLNTADEDEILKICKYIAPSFGGINLEDIEKPKCFSILERLKKELDIPVWHDDQQGTATVTLAALINALKVVGKRKEDVKIAMIGAGAANTATFRLLTIYGIPSGNIIVVDSAGILNRERKDLMADAEKWKICNLSNSENRKGGIKEALEGADVCIALSRPGPGVIEKEWIKDMKRDPVVFACANPVPEIWPWEAKEAGARIVATGRSDFPNQVNNSLCFPGLFRGVLDVQSRAVTDEMCIASAIAIAEFAEKKGIREDYIIPTMDEVDVFVEVAVAAGMKAVEQGLARKVMNREELSRTVKSKIEEARDRIRLIMEKNLK comes from the coding sequence ATGAAGGATAATAAACTCATAGAAGAGGCAGAGAGATATTCAAAAGAGGCACTCAGGCTTCATGGCCTTTACAGAGGCAAGGTGGAGATGCTGCCAAAATGCCCTATTAGAGGACTTGATGATTTTTCGATATGGTATACACCTGGTGTTGCAGAGGTGTGTAAAGAGATAGCAAAAAACAAAGAAAAGGTTTTTGAATACACTAACAGGGGAAATACCGTTGCTATTATAAGTGACGGTACAAGGGTTCTTGGACTCGGAAATATCGGACCTGAGGCTGCTCTTCCTGTAATGGAAGGAAAGGCAATTATATTTAAATATCTTGGTGCTGTGGATGCCTTTCCAGTTGTCCTTAACACAGCTGATGAGGATGAGATATTAAAGATCTGTAAATATATAGCACCTTCTTTTGGAGGAATCAATCTTGAGGATATTGAAAAGCCAAAGTGTTTTTCCATACTTGAGAGATTGAAAAAGGAGCTTGACATACCTGTGTGGCATGATGACCAGCAGGGAACAGCAACCGTAACACTTGCTGCACTCATAAATGCTTTAAAGGTAGTTGGGAAGAGGAAGGAAGATGTAAAAATTGCCATGATAGGTGCGGGTGCGGCAAATACTGCAACATTTAGGCTCCTCACCATTTATGGTATCCCCTCAGGAAATATAATAGTTGTGGATTCAGCAGGTATACTGAACAGAGAAAGAAAGGACCTCATGGCAGATGCAGAGAAGTGGAAGATATGCAACCTTTCTAACAGTGAAAACAGAAAAGGCGGCATAAAGGAGGCACTTGAGGGTGCTGATGTATGCATTGCACTCAGCAGGCCTGGTCCGGGAGTTATTGAAAAGGAATGGATTAAAGATATGAAACGTGATCCTGTTGTCTTTGCCTGTGCCAATCCTGTTCCTGAGATATGGCCATGGGAGGCAAAAGAAGCTGGTGCAAGGATTGTTGCGACAGGAAGGAGCGATTTTCCAAATCAGGTTAATAATTCCCTGTGTTTTCCAGGTCTTTTCAGGGGAGTTCTTGATGTTCAGTCGAGGGCTGTAACTGATGAGATGTGTATAGCCTCTGCAATTGCAATTGCAGAATTTGCTGAGAAAAAGGGCATCAGGGAAGATTACATAATTCCAACAATGGATGAGGTTGATGTATTTGTAGAGGTTGCGGTGGCAGCTGGCATGAAGGCTGTAGAGCAGGGTCTGGCCAGAAAGGTTATGAATAGAGAAGAACTTTCCAGAACAGTAAAGTCAAAGATAGAAGAGGCGCGGGACAGGATAAGGCTAATAATGGAGAAAAATTTAAAATAA
- a CDS encoding dual specificity protein phosphatase family protein, which produces MLSTESLSEDTTSSNFKSYEKNTSSINLPEGARVSKLIFGLPGLSNVGQVSEGIFRGAQPLPEGYLTLKKMGIKTVINLRNHSEKEAVEAAGMKSIEIPLSVLKKTSIEDVNRIIEIISNPENQPVYVHCRHGQDRTGIVIAAYRMRIDGWSLKEAEAEMQAFGFNDLWKNLKEFIRHYAKTLGKATERQ; this is translated from the coding sequence TTGCTATCTACTGAAAGTTTATCTGAGGATACAACTTCCAGCAATTTCAAATCTTATGAAAAAAATACCTCTTCTATCAATCTTCCAGAAGGCGCCAGGGTTTCAAAGCTCATATTCGGGCTTCCGGGTTTGTCAAATGTAGGACAGGTCTCTGAGGGCATATTCCGTGGAGCTCAGCCACTTCCAGAAGGATACCTTACCCTAAAAAAGATGGGTATAAAGACTGTTATCAATCTCAGAAATCACAGCGAAAAAGAAGCTGTCGAAGCTGCAGGTATGAAGAGCATTGAAATACCCTTAAGTGTATTGAAAAAGACCAGTATTGAAGATGTAAACAGGATAATTGAGATTATCTCGAATCCTGAGAACCAGCCTGTATATGTGCACTGCAGACACGGTCAGGACAGAACAGGAATAGTTATAGCAGCCTACAGGATGAGGATAGATGGATGGTCCTTAAAGGAGGCAGAAGCAGAGATGCAGGCCTTTGGCTTTAATGACCTCTGGAAAAATCTCAAGGAATTTATAAGGCACTATGCAAAGACTCTCGGAAAGGCAACTGAAAGACAGTAA
- a CDS encoding SufD family Fe-S cluster assembly protein, giving the protein MGNNKNLETFLTAFKDAGGERAIFENKDIAHLAASGHRILSMRSVEGVDVEVKATFFGIKARVVVREGINVKNPVHLCFGLMHKKGTQKVRMHVLLEKNSSVHFIAHCIFPKAEKVRHIMDAVIDIGEGAEMRYSERHYHGPYGGVEVMPKAVIKVRKKGRYFTDFNLVTGRVGKLFIDYSSEVGEDAIVEMVTKVFGHEDDDIKIKEKTILCGKNAKSLIKARVALEDKAKASVVGITEGNAEGARGHVDCMEIVKDNAVAMAIPIVNVIHPLAKVTHEAAIGSVDRRQMENLMSRGLTPEEAVDMIVKGILR; this is encoded by the coding sequence ATGGGGAATAATAAAAATCTTGAAACATTTCTTACTGCCTTTAAGGATGCAGGAGGCGAGAGGGCAATATTTGAAAATAAGGATATCGCTCATCTTGCCGCCTCTGGGCACAGGATATTGAGCATGAGATCTGTTGAAGGTGTAGATGTTGAGGTAAAAGCAACTTTTTTTGGAATAAAGGCGAGGGTGGTTGTAAGAGAGGGTATTAATGTTAAAAATCCTGTACACCTATGTTTTGGCCTTATGCATAAAAAAGGAACCCAGAAGGTGAGGATGCATGTATTGCTTGAGAAGAATTCTTCCGTTCATTTCATTGCCCACTGTATCTTTCCTAAAGCTGAAAAAGTAAGGCATATTATGGATGCAGTTATAGATATTGGAGAGGGTGCTGAAATGCGTTATTCTGAAAGGCACTATCACGGACCTTATGGTGGTGTGGAGGTTATGCCTAAGGCAGTGATAAAGGTTAGAAAGAAGGGTAGGTATTTCACGGATTTTAACCTTGTCACCGGAAGGGTGGGAAAACTTTTTATTGATTATTCCTCAGAGGTTGGAGAAGACGCAATCGTTGAGATGGTAACAAAGGTCTTTGGGCACGAAGATGACGATATAAAAATTAAAGAAAAAACCATTCTCTGTGGAAAAAATGCGAAAAGCCTTATAAAGGCAAGAGTAGCCCTTGAAGATAAAGCAAAAGCTTCAGTTGTAGGGATAACAGAGGGCAATGCTGAAGGCGCAAGAGGCCACGTGGATTGTATGGAGATAGTAAAGGACAATGCTGTGGCAATGGCAATTCCGATAGTGAACGTGATTCATCCCCTTGCAAAGGTCACACATGAGGCCGCAATAGGAAGTGTAGACAGAAGGCAGATGGAGAACCTGATGTCCCGTGGACTTACGCCAGAAGAGGCAGTGGATATGATTGTAAAGGGTATATTGAGATAA